A single genomic interval of Helianthus annuus cultivar XRQ/B chromosome 13, HanXRQr2.0-SUNRISE, whole genome shotgun sequence harbors:
- the LOC110898971 gene encoding cyanelle 30S ribosomal protein S10, which translates to MSISSSLATPIFPLCNSSSISPTPKFSTVPFLPNVSSPSRIQLQFQSSRCSSTRCFAATEALEQALEIEGAESTAVIESSDSEKIAPKQKIRIKLRSYWVPLIEDSCKQIMDAARTTNAKTMGPVPLPTKKRIYCVLKSPHVHKDARFHFEIRTHQRLIDILHPTAQTIDSLMQLDLPAGVDVEVKL; encoded by the exons ATGTCGATTTCATCATCTCTAGCAACACCCATATTCCCATTATGCAACTCTTCCTCAATTTCTCCCACACCCAAGTTTTCTACTGTCCCATTTCTCCCAAATGTCTCATCACCCTCAAGAATTCAGCTTCAGTTTCAATCTTCTCGGTGTTCTTCCACCAGATGTTTTGCTGCTACTGAAGCTTTGGAACAAGCCCTTGAG ATTGAAGGTGCTGAATCGACGGCTGTGATTGAAAGTTCTGATTCTGAAAAG ATAGCACCAAAGCAGAAAATAAGGATTAAACTGAGGTCGTACTGGGTACCTTTAATCGAAGACTCATGCAAGCAGATAATGGATGCTGCAAGAACAACAAATGCGAAGACAATGGGCCCGGTTCCGCTGCCAACCAAAAAGAGAATATACTGTGTGCTCAAGTCCCCTCACGTGCACAAAGATGCACGGTTTCATTTCGAGATCAGAACCCATCAACGACTCATCGACATATTACACCCGACTGCTCAAACCATTGACTCGTTGATGCAGCTTGATCTTCCGGCCGGTGTTGATGTTGAAGTTAAGCTTTAG